A window from Planococcus maritimus encodes these proteins:
- the fsa gene encoding fructose-6-phosphate aldolase: MKFFIDTANFDEIKEAHAWGILSGVTTNPSLVAKEKDVSFHDRLKEIADLVDGSISGEVIALDSEGMIKEGRELAELAPNITVKLPMTPEGLKACAVLAGEGKKVNVTLIFSANQALLAARAGAAYVSPFLGRLDDIGHNGMDLIAQIAEIFAIHEIDSEIIAASIRHPQHVTEAALNGAHIGTMPMKVLEMMFKHPLTDKGIEAFLADWETRSVK, translated from the coding sequence ATGAAATTTTTTATTGATACAGCAAATTTTGACGAAATTAAAGAAGCGCACGCTTGGGGGATTCTTTCTGGTGTCACAACTAACCCATCGCTTGTTGCAAAAGAAAAAGATGTCTCATTTCACGACCGCCTGAAAGAAATCGCCGATCTTGTCGATGGTTCGATCAGTGGCGAAGTCATCGCCCTTGATTCAGAAGGCATGATCAAAGAAGGCCGCGAATTGGCTGAACTTGCGCCAAATATCACAGTAAAATTGCCGATGACTCCAGAAGGCTTGAAAGCATGTGCAGTTCTTGCTGGAGAAGGCAAAAAAGTCAACGTTACATTGATCTTTAGCGCCAACCAAGCACTTCTTGCAGCACGTGCTGGAGCAGCTTATGTTTCTCCATTCCTTGGCCGCCTAGATGATATTGGACATAACGGCATGGATTTAATTGCACAAATTGCTGAGATTTTTGCAATCCACGAAATTGATTCAGAAATCATCGCCGCTTCAATCCGTCACCCGCAACACGTAACAGAAGCCGCTCTTAACGGCGCGCATATCGGCACAATGCCGATGAAAGTGCTTGAAATGATGTTCAAACATCCGTTGACGGATAAAGGCATCGAAGCATTCCTAGCCGACTGGGAAACACGCTCTGTGAAATAA
- a CDS encoding class II fructose-bisphosphate aldolase yields the protein MPLVSMKEMMIKGKQEGYAIGQFNLNNLEFTQAILQAAEEEKSPVICGVSEGAARYMGGFTTVVHMVKGLMHDYNITVPVAIHLDHGSSFEKCKEAIDAGFTSVMIDASHHPFEENIEITRKVVEYAHAKGVSVEAELGIVGGQEDDVIAEGVIYADPKECQTLVEQTGIDCLAPALGSVHGPYKGEPNLGFAEMEEISQLCDVPLVLHGGTGIPLKDVQRAVSLGTSKINVNTESQLAASKAIREKLASDADVYDPRKYLTPARDAIKATVIGKMRDFGSSQQANS from the coding sequence ATGCCATTAGTTTCAATGAAAGAAATGATGATAAAAGGTAAGCAGGAAGGTTATGCCATCGGGCAATTTAACCTGAACAACCTGGAATTTACACAAGCGATCCTGCAGGCGGCGGAGGAAGAAAAATCTCCAGTCATCTGCGGCGTCTCAGAAGGTGCAGCACGCTATATGGGTGGATTCACGACTGTCGTACATATGGTGAAAGGCCTAATGCATGATTACAATATTACCGTTCCGGTCGCTATCCATTTAGATCACGGTTCCAGTTTCGAAAAATGTAAAGAAGCGATCGATGCAGGTTTCACATCAGTGATGATCGATGCATCGCATCATCCATTTGAAGAAAACATTGAAATTACACGCAAGGTGGTTGAGTACGCACACGCTAAAGGCGTTTCTGTGGAAGCAGAACTCGGCATAGTAGGCGGCCAAGAAGACGATGTTATCGCAGAAGGCGTCATCTATGCTGACCCGAAAGAATGCCAAACACTCGTAGAACAAACAGGCATCGATTGCCTAGCGCCAGCGCTTGGATCGGTCCACGGGCCATATAAAGGCGAACCAAACCTTGGATTTGCTGAAATGGAAGAAATTTCACAACTTTGTGACGTGCCGCTTGTCTTACACGGCGGAACAGGCATCCCATTGAAAGATGTTCAACGTGCAGTATCCCTTGGTACATCAAAAATCAACGTCAACACGGAAAGCCAATTGGCGGCATCAAAAGCCATCCGTGAAAAATTGGCATCTGATGCAGACGTCTACGACCCACGTAAGTACTTGACGCCAGCACGTGATGCTATCAAAGCGACTGTCATCGGCAAAATGCGCGATTTCGGTAGTTCACAACAAGCAAATTCATAA
- a CDS encoding response regulator has product MKRILIVDDQQGIRLLLKEVFEREGYETWIAGSGREALELTEEACPDIVLMDMKMPGMDGIELLKQLKQRQHDCKVIMMTAYGEMGVIEESMNWGVVRYFTKPFDVFELRDAVGELISD; this is encoded by the coding sequence GTGAAAAGGATTCTGATAGTAGATGACCAACAAGGCATCCGCCTTTTATTGAAAGAAGTGTTTGAACGTGAGGGATACGAGACGTGGATTGCAGGCAGTGGCAGAGAAGCGTTGGAACTGACGGAAGAGGCGTGCCCTGATATTGTGCTGATGGATATGAAGATGCCCGGTATGGATGGCATCGAATTACTTAAGCAACTGAAGCAAAGGCAGCATGATTGCAAAGTGATCATGATGACGGCTTACGGTGAAATGGGCGTGATTGAGGAGTCGATGAATTGGGGAGTGGTGCGTTATTTCACCAAACCTTTCGATGTTTTCGAGCTGCGCGATGCTGTTGGTGAACTGATTAGCGATTAA
- a CDS encoding CTP synthase → MTKYIFVTGGVVSSLGKGITAASLGRLLKNRGLSVTIQKFDPYINIDPGTMSPYQHGEVFVTDDGAETDLDLGHYERFIDINLNKYSNVTTGKVYSTVIQKERRGDYLGGTVQVIPHITNEIKDRLLRAAKTAQADVVITEIGGTVGDIESLPFLEAIRQMRSDLGRDEVMYIHCTLIPYLGAAKEMKTKPTQHSVKELRSLGIQPNLIVVRTEHPVPQDMKDKIALFCDIKSEEVIESRDVDVIYEMPLRLQEQHMDQIVLDHFGIEAPEADMTEWNELVEKVKSLKKSVKIGLVGKYVELQDAYISVVESLKHAGFAFDSDIEVDWINAEHVNAENVAETLQDCDGILVPGGFGDRGVEGKVLATQYARENQVPFFGICLGMQLASVEFARNIMNLDGAHSSELDPKTLYPVIDLLPEQKDVEDLGGTLRLGLYPAKLDKTSKAYEAYGEELVYERHRHRYEFNNEFREQFEKAGFKFTGTSPDGRLVEIIEVTDHPWFVACQFHPEFISRPNRPQPLFREFIRASLNNQ, encoded by the coding sequence ATGACAAAGTATATATTCGTAACAGGTGGAGTGGTTTCATCATTAGGAAAAGGGATCACGGCTGCCTCTCTTGGCCGCTTGCTGAAAAACCGCGGACTTAGCGTAACGATCCAGAAATTCGATCCATACATCAATATTGACCCAGGCACGATGAGCCCTTACCAGCACGGGGAAGTGTTTGTGACGGACGACGGCGCGGAAACGGATTTGGACTTGGGCCATTACGAGCGCTTTATCGACATCAACTTGAACAAATATTCGAACGTGACGACAGGTAAAGTTTACTCGACGGTCATCCAGAAAGAACGCCGTGGTGATTATTTGGGCGGAACAGTCCAAGTCATCCCGCACATCACCAATGAAATCAAAGACCGCTTGTTGCGTGCAGCGAAAACGGCTCAAGCTGATGTCGTCATCACGGAAATCGGCGGAACGGTCGGCGATATTGAATCGTTGCCATTCCTTGAAGCCATTCGCCAAATGCGTTCGGACCTCGGCCGTGATGAAGTCATGTACATCCACTGCACACTGATTCCTTATCTCGGGGCAGCCAAAGAAATGAAAACGAAACCGACACAGCACAGCGTGAAAGAACTTCGCAGCCTCGGCATTCAGCCGAACTTGATCGTCGTGCGTACAGAACACCCTGTACCACAGGACATGAAAGATAAAATCGCCTTGTTCTGCGATATCAAGTCTGAAGAAGTCATCGAGTCGCGCGACGTCGATGTCATCTATGAAATGCCGCTTCGTTTGCAGGAGCAGCACATGGACCAAATCGTTCTGGATCATTTCGGCATCGAAGCACCGGAAGCGGACATGACAGAATGGAACGAACTTGTCGAGAAAGTGAAGTCTTTGAAGAAATCCGTGAAGATTGGCCTTGTCGGTAAATACGTAGAACTTCAAGATGCTTATATCTCTGTCGTGGAATCCTTGAAGCACGCTGGTTTCGCTTTCGACTCCGATATTGAAGTCGACTGGATCAATGCGGAGCACGTCAACGCAGAAAATGTAGCGGAAACGCTTCAGGACTGCGACGGAATCCTCGTACCTGGTGGCTTCGGCGACCGCGGTGTAGAAGGAAAAGTCCTTGCTACGCAATATGCGCGTGAAAACCAAGTGCCATTCTTCGGTATCTGTCTCGGGATGCAGCTTGCTTCTGTCGAATTTGCGCGCAATATCATGAATTTGGACGGCGCGCATTCGTCTGAACTCGATCCGAAAACTTTGTATCCGGTTATCGACCTGCTGCCAGAGCAAAAAGACGTCGAAGACTTGGGAGGGACTTTGCGTCTCGGCCTATACCCAGCGAAGCTCGACAAGACTTCGAAAGCTTATGAAGCATACGGCGAAGAACTTGTTTACGAAAGACACCGTCATCGCTACGAGTTCAACAATGAATTCCGTGAGCAGTTTGAAAAAGCCGGATTTAAATTCACAGGCACAAGCCCGGATGGCCGCTTGGTTGAAATCATCGAAGTTACCGATCATCCGTGGTTCGTCGCGTGCCAGTTCCACCCGGAATTCATCTCGCGCCCGAACCGTCCGCAACCATTATTCCGTGAATTTATTCGCGCATCATTGAATAACCAGTAA
- the rpoE gene encoding DNA-directed RNA polymerase subunit delta, with product MNIRELTKEELLEESFVDLTYAILEETKETKTFSELVAELQQLIGLSEEEMKAHLAQYYTDMNIDGRFLILGENRWGLREWYPVEQIEEESAPTVKARKKKKSKSTDDDFDDMDLELEDELDFEDFGEDDGEVSSDDDDDDDDDEVAVKAPVADLDFDSTNDDDDEVEDVGVLVEDLDGNIIDEEDDDDDDEEEEEDGLK from the coding sequence ATGAACATCCGTGAATTAACGAAAGAAGAATTGCTAGAAGAGTCGTTCGTCGACTTAACATATGCCATTTTGGAAGAAACAAAAGAAACGAAGACTTTTTCTGAGCTGGTTGCTGAATTGCAACAGTTAATCGGACTTTCTGAAGAAGAAATGAAGGCGCATCTTGCACAGTATTACACTGACATGAACATCGATGGCCGTTTTCTAATCCTAGGCGAAAACCGCTGGGGCCTTCGCGAGTGGTACCCGGTTGAGCAGATCGAAGAAGAATCTGCACCGACGGTTAAAGCCCGCAAGAAAAAGAAATCGAAATCGACAGATGATGACTTCGACGATATGGATCTTGAATTGGAAGATGAACTTGACTTTGAAGACTTCGGTGAAGATGATGGCGAGGTTTCTTCTGATGACGACGATGATGACGATGACGATGAAGTGGCGGTCAAAGCACCGGTCGCTGATCTTGATTTTGATTCAACCAATGATGACGACGACGAAGTGGAAGATGTCGGCGTCCTTGTAGAAGACCTTGATGGCAACATCATCGACGAAGAAGATGACGATGACGACGACGAAGAAGAAGAAGAGGATGGACTCAAGTAG
- the icmF gene encoding fused isobutyryl-CoA mutase/GTPase IcmF, with product MATIQENTTYQPKHHIRFVTASSLFDGHDASINIMRRILQANGVEVIHLGHNRSVEEVVNAAIQEDVQGIAISSYQGGHVEYFKYMHDLLQERGAGHIHIYGGGGGVILPREIRELEDYGIAGIFSPEDGRKKGLQGMIAEIVEECDFSTAKEDVSLDGLTAENPVALANVITTAEEAHTRNLDTGDLMKAVRDKSKNTPVLGITGTGGAGKSSLTDELIRRFLTELPDKKIAILSIDPTKQKTGGALLGDRIRMNAIFNKRVFMRSLATRGSRTELSAAIGDVLDVVKAAGFDLIVVETSGIGQGDAEIAGISDVSMYVMTSEFGAPTQLEKIDMIDYADLIVINKFERKGSEDALRQVQKQYQRSHLLWENELDDMPVYGTIASQFNDKGTNALFAALVATVNEKCDMDWETSYEAFAKTQKENLIIPNDRRYYLREITDSVRGYHAKSAEQAGFARRLFQLEGAIEEVQKNAPDDALVQSLESLATGVRDELTAESKRILDNWNSLQEDYAGDELVTKVRDKELRTLLRTESLSGIKVPRVALPKFKDYGEILRWVYAENVPGAFPYTAGVFPFKRAGEDPKRQFAGEGTPERTNRRFHYLSKGDDAKRLSTAFDSVTLYGEDPDHRPDIYGKVGESGVSICTLEDMKKLYDGFDLCAPSTSVSMTINGPAPIILAMFMNTAIDQQVKKQEEELGRTLTVEEFTEVREGTLQVVRGTVQADILKEDQGQNTCIFSTEFALRMMGDIQQYFIDHKVRNYYSVSISGYHIAEAGANPISQLAFTLSNGFTYVEYYLSRGMNIDDFAPNLSFFFSNGLDPEYTVIGRVARRIWAIVMRDKYGANERSQKLKYHVQTSGRSLHAQEIDFNDIRTTLQALMALQDNCNSLHTNAYDEAITTPTEESVRRAMAIQMIITKEHGLSKNENPLQGAFVVEELTQLVEEAVMTEFDRINDRGGVLGAMETQYQRGKIQEESMHYEMKKHTGELPIIGVNTYLNPNPQSDDDINAMEIARATKEEKETQINNLRAFQERNPSDEALQRLKQVAKEGGNIFEELMETVKVASLGQITSALYEVGGQYRRNM from the coding sequence TTGGCTACTATACAAGAAAACACGACTTATCAGCCGAAGCACCACATCCGGTTCGTGACGGCATCGAGTCTTTTCGATGGGCACGATGCATCGATCAATATCATGCGCCGGATTTTACAGGCAAACGGCGTCGAGGTTATCCATTTGGGGCATAACCGTTCAGTTGAAGAAGTCGTCAATGCGGCAATCCAGGAAGATGTCCAGGGAATCGCCATTTCTTCTTACCAGGGCGGCCACGTGGAATATTTCAAATACATGCATGATTTGCTTCAAGAACGCGGAGCGGGGCATATCCACATCTACGGAGGCGGCGGCGGGGTCATCTTGCCGCGTGAAATCCGTGAACTGGAAGACTACGGGATCGCCGGCATTTTTTCGCCTGAAGACGGGCGCAAAAAAGGCTTGCAAGGCATGATTGCAGAAATCGTTGAAGAATGCGATTTCTCGACCGCAAAAGAAGACGTTTCGCTAGACGGGTTAACGGCTGAAAACCCGGTAGCGCTTGCCAATGTCATCACGACTGCAGAAGAAGCGCATACGCGAAACCTCGATACAGGCGATTTGATGAAAGCGGTTCGCGATAAATCGAAAAACACGCCGGTTCTTGGGATTACCGGAACGGGCGGGGCAGGGAAAAGCTCATTGACAGACGAGTTGATCCGCCGTTTCCTCACTGAACTTCCGGACAAAAAAATAGCCATCTTGTCGATTGACCCGACGAAACAAAAGACAGGCGGGGCGCTTCTTGGCGACCGCATCCGGATGAACGCCATCTTCAATAAGCGCGTCTTCATGAGAAGCCTCGCAACACGCGGCTCTAGAACGGAACTGTCCGCAGCAATCGGCGATGTGCTCGATGTCGTGAAAGCGGCAGGATTTGATTTGATCGTCGTGGAAACGAGCGGCATTGGGCAAGGCGATGCTGAAATCGCCGGCATTTCCGATGTCTCGATGTATGTCATGACGAGTGAGTTCGGTGCGCCGACACAGCTCGAAAAAATCGACATGATCGATTACGCCGATTTAATTGTTATCAATAAATTCGAACGCAAAGGCTCTGAAGATGCACTGCGCCAAGTCCAAAAACAATATCAGCGCAGCCACTTGCTATGGGAAAACGAGCTGGATGATATGCCGGTCTACGGCACGATCGCTAGCCAGTTTAACGATAAAGGCACCAATGCCTTGTTTGCAGCACTCGTGGCAACTGTCAATGAAAAATGCGACATGGACTGGGAAACAAGCTACGAAGCTTTTGCTAAAACACAAAAAGAAAACCTCATCATCCCGAACGACCGCCGCTATTATTTGCGGGAAATTACGGATTCGGTTCGCGGTTATCATGCGAAGAGTGCAGAACAAGCTGGTTTCGCACGCCGTTTGTTCCAGCTAGAAGGCGCGATTGAAGAAGTTCAGAAAAACGCGCCGGATGACGCACTTGTCCAGTCGTTAGAATCTCTCGCCACAGGCGTTCGTGATGAATTGACGGCTGAATCGAAGCGCATCCTTGATAACTGGAATTCGCTTCAAGAAGATTACGCAGGCGATGAATTGGTCACAAAAGTCCGTGATAAAGAACTGCGGACATTGCTGCGGACAGAAAGTTTGTCCGGCATCAAAGTGCCAAGAGTCGCATTGCCGAAATTCAAGGACTACGGCGAAATTTTGCGCTGGGTCTATGCAGAAAACGTACCGGGGGCGTTCCCTTATACAGCAGGCGTGTTCCCGTTCAAACGTGCGGGAGAAGATCCAAAACGCCAGTTTGCCGGAGAAGGAACACCGGAACGAACGAATAGAAGATTCCATTATTTGTCAAAAGGTGACGATGCGAAACGCTTGTCCACAGCATTTGATTCCGTGACACTTTATGGCGAAGATCCGGATCACCGCCCGGATATTTACGGGAAAGTCGGCGAGTCTGGCGTTTCCATCTGTACATTAGAAGACATGAAGAAACTATATGACGGTTTCGATCTTTGTGCACCTTCTACTTCCGTGTCGATGACCATTAACGGGCCAGCGCCGATTATCCTGGCAATGTTCATGAACACGGCTATCGACCAACAAGTGAAAAAACAAGAAGAAGAGCTCGGCCGCACATTAACGGTCGAAGAATTCACCGAAGTGCGTGAAGGTACTTTGCAGGTCGTGCGTGGAACGGTTCAAGCAGATATTCTGAAAGAAGACCAAGGACAGAACACGTGCATCTTCTCGACAGAATTTGCGCTGCGCATGATGGGTGATATCCAGCAATACTTTATCGACCATAAAGTGCGCAATTACTATTCAGTGTCAATCTCGGGCTACCATATTGCGGAAGCGGGCGCGAACCCGATTTCACAATTGGCGTTTACCTTGTCGAATGGCTTCACCTACGTGGAGTATTATTTGAGCCGCGGCATGAACATCGATGATTTCGCACCGAACTTATCGTTCTTTTTCTCGAACGGTTTGGATCCGGAATACACGGTCATCGGGCGCGTTGCTCGCCGCATTTGGGCAATCGTTATGCGTGATAAATATGGCGCAAACGAACGCAGCCAAAAACTGAAATACCACGTCCAGACGTCTGGCCGCAGCTTGCATGCGCAGGAAATTGACTTTAACGATATCCGCACGACGCTGCAAGCATTGATGGCGCTTCAGGACAACTGCAACTCGCTTCACACCAATGCTTATGACGAAGCGATTACAACGCCGACGGAAGAATCTGTGCGCCGCGCGATGGCCATCCAGATGATCATCACGAAAGAGCATGGCTTGTCGAAAAACGAAAACCCATTACAAGGCGCATTCGTCGTGGAAGAGTTGACGCAATTGGTTGAAGAGGCCGTCATGACCGAATTCGACCGCATCAACGACCGCGGCGGCGTTCTTGGCGCGATGGAGACGCAGTACCAGCGCGGCAAGATCCAAGAAGAATCCATGCATTACGAAATGAAGAAGCATACCGGCGAATTGCCGATTATTGGAGTCAATACGTATTTGAATCCGAATCCGCAATCGGACGATGACATCAACGCGATGGAAATCGCCCGTGCAACGAAAGAAGAAAAAGAGACGCAAATTAACAATTTGCGTGCGTTCCAGGAGCGCAATCCTTCAGATGAAGCGTTGCAGCGTTTGAAACAAGTGGCGAAAGAAGGCGGCAATATCTTCGAAGAACTGATGGAGACGGTCAAAGTCGCAAGTCTTGGCCAGATCACGTCAGCGCTCTACGAAGTAGGCGGCCAGTACCGCAGAAATATGTAA
- a CDS encoding TetR/AcrR family transcriptional regulator — MTKKREIQSSVKDESLIVKRREQMIHGAVTLFKEKGFHRTTTREIAKAAGFSIGTLYEYIRTKEDVLYLVCDSIYDEVNARLDRLDLEEGSLETLVKALEQYYTLIDDMQDEFVVMYQESKSLPKDALGYVLNKELEMTALFERLLEKCTATGELSLTPKEIVLASHHLFVQGQMWAFRRWALDDYTVGEFIDMQTKFLLQGMAGEKITIQGA; from the coding sequence ATGACGAAAAAGCGTGAAATTCAGTCCTCCGTGAAAGACGAAAGCCTGATTGTAAAGCGCCGTGAACAAATGATTCACGGTGCTGTCACGCTTTTTAAAGAAAAGGGCTTTCACCGGACGACGACAAGAGAAATTGCTAAAGCGGCTGGTTTCAGCATCGGCACATTGTACGAATACATCCGCACAAAAGAAGATGTGCTCTATCTCGTGTGCGACTCGATTTACGATGAGGTCAACGCCCGGCTGGACCGGCTCGATTTGGAGGAAGGCTCGCTTGAGACGCTGGTGAAAGCGCTCGAGCAATACTATACATTGATCGATGACATGCAGGATGAATTTGTCGTCATGTACCAGGAATCCAAATCCTTGCCAAAAGACGCGCTGGGCTATGTATTGAACAAGGAGCTCGAAATGACGGCTTTGTTCGAACGGCTGCTGGAAAAATGTACGGCCACAGGGGAATTGTCCTTGACGCCGAAAGAAATCGTCCTGGCTTCCCATCATTTGTTCGTACAAGGGCAAATGTGGGCGTTCAGGCGCTGGGCGCTGGATGATTATACCGTTGGGGAATTTATCGATATGCAAACGAAGTTTCTGCTGCAGGGGATGGCAGGGGAAAAAATCACCATACAGGGGGCTTGA
- a CDS encoding acyl-CoA dehydrogenase — protein MNFQLSEEHKMIRKMVRDFAKNEVAPTAEQRDEDESFDMKIFHQMAELGLTGIPWPEEYGGIGSDYLAYCIAVEELSRVDGSVGVILSAHTSLAGWPVYTFGTEEQKQKYLRPMAEGTKVGAYGLTEPSAGSDAGSMKTSAKEDGDHYILNGSKIFITNGGIADIYVVFAVTDPDSKHKGTTAFIVEKDFEGFSVGKKEKKLGIRSSPTTEIIFDNCRVPKENVLGELGQGFKIAMQTLDGGRNGIAAQAVGIAQGAMDAAVDYAKEREQFGKPIAANQGISFKLADMATGIEASRLLTYQAAWLESNKLSYSKESAMAKLMAGDTAMKVTTEAVQVFGGYGYTKDYPVERFMRDAKITQIYEGTQEVQRLVISRMVTK, from the coding sequence ATGAACTTTCAACTTTCTGAGGAACATAAAATGATCCGCAAAATGGTTCGCGACTTCGCGAAAAACGAAGTGGCACCGACAGCAGAACAGCGCGACGAAGACGAAAGCTTTGATATGAAAATTTTCCATCAAATGGCGGAACTTGGCCTAACGGGCATTCCGTGGCCAGAAGAGTACGGCGGAATCGGTTCAGATTACTTGGCGTATTGCATCGCGGTGGAAGAATTGTCACGCGTCGATGGCTCGGTCGGTGTTATCTTGTCTGCCCACACCTCGCTTGCTGGATGGCCGGTCTACACATTCGGCACAGAAGAGCAAAAGCAGAAATATTTGCGCCCGATGGCTGAAGGCACAAAAGTCGGTGCTTACGGCCTTACTGAACCATCTGCAGGATCGGATGCAGGAAGCATGAAAACGAGCGCGAAAGAAGACGGCGACCATTACATCCTAAACGGATCGAAAATCTTCATCACGAACGGCGGCATCGCTGACATTTATGTCGTTTTCGCCGTGACAGACCCAGATTCGAAACATAAAGGCACGACAGCATTCATCGTCGAAAAAGATTTCGAAGGCTTCTCGGTAGGTAAAAAAGAGAAGAAACTCGGCATCCGCTCAAGCCCGACGACAGAAATCATCTTCGACAATTGTCGTGTACCAAAAGAAAACGTTCTCGGCGAACTGGGACAAGGCTTTAAAATCGCCATGCAGACACTTGATGGCGGGCGTAACGGCATCGCAGCACAAGCTGTCGGAATCGCGCAAGGCGCAATGGACGCAGCAGTCGATTACGCAAAAGAGCGCGAGCAGTTCGGCAAACCGATCGCAGCGAACCAAGGCATCTCGTTCAAGCTTGCGGATATGGCGACAGGCATCGAAGCATCTCGCCTATTGACGTACCAGGCGGCTTGGCTCGAGTCGAACAAATTGTCTTATAGTAAAGAATCGGCGATGGCGAAATTGATGGCTGGCGACACAGCGATGAAAGTGACGACAGAAGCGGTTCAAGTGTTCGGTGGCTATGGCTACACGAAAGATTATCCGGTTGAGCGTTTCATGCGCGATGCGAAAATTACGCAAATTTACGAAGGCACACAGGAAGTCCAGCGTTTGGTCATTTCCCGTATGGTCACTAAATAA
- a CDS encoding acyl-CoA dehydrogenase, which yields MELHFTDEQLMMRNMVRDFAKEEIMPFIERMEEGEFPTEILKKMGGLGLMGITAPEKYGGSEMDFTSYITAIHELSKASGVIGVILSVHTSVGTNPIINFGTEQQIAKYVPKLATGEYLGAFCLTEPSAGSDAAALKTRAVKKDGHYVLNGSKVYITNGGEADTYIVFASTNPEAGPRGISAFIVEKDFPGFVVGKDERKMGLHGSRTVQLTFENMEVPAENLLGEEGKGFSIAMANLNAGRIGIAAQALGIAESAYEYAVAYAKEREQFGKPIAQQQGIGFKLADMATQVEAAKLLVYNAADMYAKGIECNKESSMAKLFASKAAMDITTEAIQVYGGYGYTKDYPVERLFRDAKVTEIYEGTSEIQRIVISKQLLK from the coding sequence ATGGAACTGCATTTTACAGATGAACAATTAATGATGCGCAATATGGTGCGCGATTTTGCCAAAGAAGAAATCATGCCTTTTATCGAACGCATGGAAGAAGGCGAATTCCCGACTGAGATCCTGAAAAAGATGGGCGGGCTCGGATTGATGGGCATTACCGCACCTGAAAAATACGGCGGCTCGGAAATGGATTTCACTTCGTACATCACTGCTATACATGAACTATCCAAAGCGAGTGGCGTTATCGGCGTCATTCTCTCGGTCCATACATCGGTCGGCACCAACCCGATCATCAATTTCGGGACAGAACAGCAAATCGCGAAATACGTGCCAAAACTGGCAACGGGTGAATATTTAGGCGCTTTCTGTTTGACGGAACCTTCTGCAGGCTCGGATGCAGCAGCATTGAAAACGCGTGCTGTAAAAAAAGACGGCCATTACGTCTTGAACGGATCGAAAGTTTATATCACAAATGGCGGCGAAGCAGACACTTACATCGTATTCGCCTCGACTAATCCTGAAGCTGGCCCTCGTGGAATTTCTGCCTTTATCGTGGAAAAAGATTTCCCAGGGTTTGTGGTCGGCAAAGACGAACGAAAAATGGGGCTACATGGTTCGCGGACAGTACAATTAACGTTCGAGAACATGGAAGTGCCAGCTGAAAACTTGCTTGGCGAAGAAGGCAAAGGCTTTTCAATCGCCATGGCGAACTTGAACGCCGGGCGCATCGGCATCGCAGCACAAGCTTTAGGTATCGCAGAATCAGCTTACGAATACGCGGTCGCTTATGCGAAAGAGCGCGAGCAGTTCGGCAAACCAATCGCCCAGCAGCAAGGCATCGGATTCAAGCTTGCCGATATGGCAACTCAAGTCGAAGCAGCCAAACTGTTAGTCTATAATGCGGCGGATATGTACGCAAAAGGCATCGAGTGCAATAAGGAATCGTCGATGGCGAAGCTGTTCGCTTCGAAAGCAGCGATGGATATCACGACCGAAGCTATTCAAGTTTACGGCGGCTACGGCTATACGAAAGACTATCCGGTCGAGCGCCTATTCCGCGACGCTAAAGTCACTGAAATTTACGAAGGCACAAGTGAAATTCAGCGCATCGTTATCAGCAAGCAACTATTAAAATAA